Genomic DNA from Telopea speciosissima isolate NSW1024214 ecotype Mountain lineage chromosome 2, Tspe_v1, whole genome shotgun sequence:
CTGTTGTAGCCCACCTCTTCCATGTCGTTCAGCGGAAGAAGACCCTTGGGGAGATCCATCTCTATTAAGAGCTCGATTGATTTCTGCTTGCAGAGGGCATCTCCATGGTAGATCTCTGCATTCTCTCTGTGCTTCTCGATCAACTGCGACGCCATATCTCAAGAAAGCTCTGTTTTTTACCCTTTCTCTTTTGTTGGAAAAGCggaagagatggaagaggagtGGAGTGAGAGAGGAGGAAAAGGAGAGGGGGATTTTGTAGATGTTTTGGGTTGATGTTAAATTACGAAATTGTCCTTAATTTTAGGATTGATTTACGGAAAAGGTTGTTGAGCTGTGGTCGGTTACGGTTACTCTCATTAATGAGATTAAATTTGTTGCGTATAGCATTTGACCGGCGACAGGTGTGGCCGTTAAACAAACCGGCACAGTCTGTATCGACTCTCGTTGTCTTGTCTTGAGCCTGTAAAGCAGTTTTAGAGGTAATTAATATTTTACCACGTGTCTTGACTGAGAGAGATCAGGTCGCATCATTCGATTGGATCGAGCTTGAGGTGTCAAATGATGTGGGTTGGTACTTGGTAGTAGGTACTTGGTTTGGTTCCGGTTTCCGTTTTTAGCATATATCGGTATGGCCAGGTTTAGACCAATTATTAATCACTCTTggcccaaaatcaaaatcgtgTGGGATCAGTTTGTTTCGGTCCCTAATATGACGGTCTCTTATCCGTTCGGTCTCAATGTGAATTCTATGTGACTGGCCCTGGAGGGTCATGGACAATGTCCGATCTCTTAGTTTTTACAGggattttgtgttttgatttgTTAAGTGATAATGAAAATCAGAACTAACACCATAGTCTAATAGGAAAGGATGTCAAAAGCTGACCTGTACTAGTATGCTTGACCGATTGCTTGAAGCTTGAAACATCATGACCCTTTAATtcagaaaattacaagattactCAATATTGGGTTTAGGTTTACCAAATTATATATCCAATCttttacttaattaaattatcaaaataaagattattttaattaaacggtttcaattttaaaattataatcgaaccatttattaaacagtttcatGGTTTCTATTTTAAATGGTTCAGTTTCTGTAAATgacttttgtttgattttgggtaCGAGATTTTGACACGTTTATGTACATTTAGGAGTGTTAAATGGTTTATTCGATTAAGCGGTCTGCCTCGATTTAAACCATATAATTAAATGGCCTCAATTTTTAAACCTTATCAAACCATTTATTACGGTTTCACGGTTTCAGTTTAAagggttcagtttggtttcgatttgattttaacACCCTTATCTCCAccaatctttttatttttagatgaAAAAGTAGCAAACCATTTaattgggaaaattacaagaatacTTAATATTGGATTTGGATTTACCAAATTACTATCCAatcttttgtttaattaaattaatcaaAATAGAGATAGGTATTACAAAACTGCCCAAAACAGTACCCCACCCTCCGACTATCCTTTTTTTTACTAGATGCAAAAATAGCAACTAATCGATGACAATATTTTTCGTTATTGAAAAAAGATTGTGTGTAACATTAAAGGGGGCAAAAAGAgtagttacaaattatttgacacattGAGAgcggtgtcaataagaaaaactcttttaaattaaaattcttaaaataTAGTAAATTTTCAATCAAGTAATTATTATTGAAAATAGGatagaaaatagggaaaaagatgtTCATGCAAGCAACGTGGggattctctctctcaaccTCTCATACAATAAATCATGAGCATTGCATtaacattctctttccctaGACACCATGTGGATCCCTACTGATTGAAACTATTTCCTATGTCGTGGCTGATGTGGCATGCGAGACTATCCCCCAATCAGAGGCATGGAAAACCCATATCGAAGAAAATGTTTAACTTTTCAACTTTACACCAAAATGTTGTTATTTTTTAGGGTAAAGGCTAAGCATGCCGCCAAGGTGCCAGATTGTGTCTGCCTCTCCCCCTCTCAGTGAAAAAACCCTCTGCCCTCccttgttcttctcttgccATGTACGTATCGCCTGCTAGCTTACCTAGAGCGGTTGGCAAGCCTATCCGTCCCCTATATTTTATTATACTATCGATCTATTCCTCTTAAAATGTTTTCTATCTCAGACAACAATCTACACCAACTAGAGAAAGCCTAAGAGACTACTAAATAGATCAAGGGAGAAGCTTCCCCATGTTGGAGGCATGGGAAAACAATATCAATGGCATTGTAGAGAACAGTATCATCCACATGAGGCCCACATGTTTAgagcaagaaaaagaaactaataAGAACCCCATGTGAGAGGGAAATAGTACCCTAGGGTTGTGggaaactttttcccataattcaAATACTTATCATATTAGCAAAATCATCCAGATCGAATCAGTATCAACCAAACCAATCCCAATTCTTAATCGATCCAATACCAATCCATTGATACGATTCAAAACTAAAAAGGTAATAAAAACCAATTTTTATTGCAACGTCTAAGATAATTCCATCCGAGCTGCCGATTCAGGGGGATCTGAATCAGTGTCGACAAAGACCGATCCTTAACCGATACCTGATTACAAAAACCCTGTTCCGAAGATGCTGAGTTAACATATTTCATGGATATCATACAAAACCTCCGGAATGATCGGGATGTATTGGTGTTAGTTGCACCGGCCATCCCTATTCCCTCCATCTCTTTTTTGGCTGTTTTTGATTCTGAGATGCCTTGTGAGACTGATATACCTTCTTAACAAGAAATTTCTTGGAGACATATTTGATGAATTTCTCCTTCCACCTAACCGTAACATGTGCTATTatggagagaaaaaataaataaaactccCATGAAAGCAATGGATGGGAATGGAAGATGGATTAGGATTATGGATGTTGTTGGGGGAAGGTCCCTCGTGTAAGCAATAAATTTGATTTGATACTGTTGGGGGGCCTATAttaacccaaaaataaatgttATAGCTGGGGCAGGTGGGCTTTAGCTTTCAACCCATTAGTAGCATCAATGCTATGCCTATACTTCATCTACTCATTTGTCCTTTTTACTGATAAATCATCTACTTTGATGTCATTATTGGAATGGCTTGTCCAACTTCCAAATGTTGAGTCTATGCAAACTTAACTCATCAAGTACAATGATAAAAGGACAAAGCTTTCCTTCCTTCACCCAccgaggatggttcacccaccatctagggttttgttatgttccaaaatatccttgATGCTCATTTTCGTTCTCTCCCACCCCTCGGTGAATGAAACGTGGGTGGAAAGAAATTCAGCCCATAATAAAAAGAGACAAATAATACAGCAACATCTCAGTCATGTGAACAAAACTATTAGGTATGGTTGGCTAAAGTTATTTCAACAAAGTTTATAGTTGAAATAATATCTCCTTTGGAATAGAAGGGAAGGGAGATTGAGGGAATGAGAGTAGGACTGTAGGAGAGACACAGACAAACCAACACATTATCttgttattttagggcattCTGTTTGAAAGGCTAGTTGTTTGATATGAATTTTGGGGGAATTCAACCTCATAAATCGACTTACAAAATGAAGAAACCCAAGACCATATCAACCCACATCAGATCACACCTTTATGTGGGATTAGCGACTTATTTTATTACTGATATGGGATATGGGAACATTAAAGATTGAACATtgactcctctctctctctctctctctctctctctctctctttgtctctctcaaTTGTTCTCTTTATAGGTGAATATTGACTAATAATAAACCTGAGTATTTGTTATAAGCAAACACCAAAGAAACATGACTAAAAACAAAACATAGCAAAGATGACACATAGATTTagcgtggttcacacaccaatgtAAGGTGCAATGTCCACAGACAAAGCTTAAGATGATTtactatgtaatggaagaagatacaatggagatctctcatgAACaccctaacaaaaaaaaaaaaaaaaacacttaaaaactaacttctcacttgcttacacaacaagacaCGGAAACAGGTGGGAttataaacggatcggattcaactcagatagtgctatattcgcatccgcatccgattagctatcagacggattcggatagtgctaaacggatacagacaagaatacggatcggatattttatccgtttacatgtaaatatagcttttcagatagttatagcctatccgcattcgtttagctttcaaacggattcggatagtgctaaacggatgcggaaacggattttggctattcgtTTACACCCCTAGAAACAGGGCAATACTCCTTTAAACAGGTCAATCCATCGGGTCCCAAGCCCTTCGCTAGCATCACagacttcaaaaaaaaaatccattcaaGTTACCACAAAAAATGTCAAAGCAGGTCAATCTTTGAAACAAGCGAAAGATTCAAGACATCATAACAATATTCTAATTCTTTAGGGCATAGTCTGAACTCTGAAGTAATATTCTTCCCAATTGTTTACAGGTgaactaactctctctctctcaatggaGGGTAGGAGTGTAGGACACCCaccaaggagaaaagaaagcaGCCGGGAAGTCTCATTCTAAAGACATTGAACTAAGGAAGTCTAATATATGATTAGTCTAGAACTACATCTGTTAGGAACAAACAGCTTAGAAAGTCAACTAAACACTGAATGAAGTGTATGGGCAGTTTCTACcctagcttcttcttcttcttctttttcttttggacaGTACACTACCAGCTAGGGTCAAGATTTGTTGACATCTGGAAAAAGGTCCAGGGGTAGTTTGGTATAATATCCCAGATTGCAAGATTCCTATACTGGAAACCCTttgattgggtttttttttttttggtaaaccttTGATTGGGTTCGTTGGTGTCAAACCCAGGACTTCAaacttgggtttgggatttgtaAAATGAGGTTGAATTCATCTTAATTTTTTAGAACAGCTTCTTCACATTCTCGAACAATAAATGTATTGACGTCTAGTTTAgcccaaaaaaaaggataacACAAGACGCTTTTTCCACAAATGCCCCTCTTAACACTATTAACAGAAGTATGGACATGAAGGGGTGTTTATGTATTAACAAAATCGTATATGAAGCCTTCACGTATGGGTAACTAATCCAGGCTCAAAAGTTTCTAGTCAATGTACAATATGTCCTctcacaaatttttttattattttctctctccttctcgaTCATGTAGATGATATCATTCGCTGCACCGTCATTGCTGTGGAGTTAGAGATTCCCCCATGCGAATGGCTTGAGGAATCCTCTTCCCATGTAATGTATAGCAGTCTTTGATTCTCTATAAAGACTAGAGATTAGAAGTCCAACACAAGGAAGTACACAGGATTCAAGAGAgctcaaaacaaaagaaatttggACCAGTTTCTCTCCACCCTTGTTGAAGTGAGAATCTCTTTATCCACCCAATATGACCCTTGATTGGAATGGAGAAAGGGCATTTCAGACTATGAAGAATTGGTGGTGGGAATAAAtgatgggatctttatcccctacaATTCCCTGTCCATCCATTTCCTAcaattcctctcatagagggcagaaatgaccaccctaccccctacctGAACACATTGCTCAGgtggagtccacccaccctattgagggacttggggaaatggaccgggCAGAGAACtgcaagagataattttcctaaatgatgacccagagtcCGATCATGGTGTCAAGGAAaacttagggtgtgtttggtatgcattctaggtcaataatgcatctttttttttttttttttggttaaaggtCAATAATGCATCTTGAGATGATAATTTTCACTATTTTGATTATCTAAGAATGCATTATTGAACAAGAATGCAAGCCAAACACGaccttaggctgtgtttggggGAAAGCATTCTAGgccgattttgcattctcggacgataaaaacaacttattttatcatccgagaatgcgaaatcaacttagaatgcataccaaatgctgcCATAATCTACTCTTGCAAACACCAAAGCACAAACTCAGGAACTACCTTAATGCCTAGCCTAGTCCAATTGATCTAGAACCCGACATATCTGCAGTTAGTGATCAAGTCTTAGATTCTCTGAGATGGATTAGCTTAAATAATACCATGCTGGATAAAGAGTTCCTCTTCAAAGTACTCGGGAGAGCTCAAACCCAGCTGTTAATCACACATAAGATCATTGGTTATTAAATTAGGAATTGGAATCTGGATAGAGTTCAGCTGATTCCGATTTCGATTCAGCCGGAATGGGCCAGAATCAACCTGAACCTTAGGATACCAGCATGGAATCACCACTTTGGTTAGGCCAGAATCGGGATAGGGCTCGGCTGATTCAACcgatctgattctgattcttgaaaccctgcGCTGTGTTAGATGCTGGCTGCATGGTCATAATAAGGTAGCTAGaagttctggttttttttttaagtgggATGTTCTGGGCCCTACCCACAAGAGGCCCATTAAGCAGACATATCTAGTGATAGATGGTTTGCATATCCAGGCAAAATTGGGCTGTGAACAGGTCTGACGTTTAGATATAGAACTGTCAGGTAATTAGGGCAAGATTAGAGTCTAACTAGATGACACCTTGATCTTGAACTACTGATATCAAGTCACAGATTCTCACAATCAACTGATGTTAGCTTAGGTCAAGATTAGAGTCTAGCTAGAACAGTTGTTTCAATTTGGGCTTTGATATGGAAGCCTGGCTTTGTAGGCGTTGAGAGAATTTCTTCTGAAGGAGCTTGGCCATCaactcaaatacttctttacacacTGATCTTCAACTCCTTTAAAATAAAGGAACTTGGAgcttttggttttgtttttctatAATATATCAAAGCTAGATTAAATTCATAAGATTTCAATCTTTCAGTCATTATACCAGTGATAGAAGATTGAACCCTTCCATCAACAGGACTATAACACTACTTATCAATGCAAGTATGCAACGTTTGTGTAACCGTACCTATCTCTTCTAGTGTGCAAGTTGCAGAGTTTTAACTCCCTATTAACTCATCCAGCCCATCCAGCCCTTCCAGCTAAATCTTTCTTCACATTTCACCATGTGTTTGTAGTGCCTGAGGATAATGTTGATTGTCCACCTTAGGATAACAGCTGCTTTGCATTCTTGAGGAACAAATGTATCACGCTTCAGGTTTAGACTGTAATTAGTCTAGAAACAAATACACTCCCACAATTGCTTAATTGAGCAAAAAAAATTGAGGGATAGCGATTGAATTCAACTTATGTGATTTGCACCAATAAGGGTTGATCCCTAGATAAAGAAGCAGACCAATGGGAATTTACACATAATTTGATCAAATTTGAGGCATCTGATCATGCTTTGGTCTGCCATGCTAGTGGTATccacactttggatgaccttgcAACCTTTCTACTCTAATTTTTACATATTCAACATGGCATTACTGTGATTTCTCATCAAATGACCCGAAAGAAAATTTTAGAACATTTATACATTCAATCTCTATCTGATAGAAAGGGAGCTGCATAGATAAGGAGTCTAGAGAAGTGGTGCCGTGTAGTCAGTAGAGCCAAAGGCTTTAGCCAAGCAAAAGTGAGGAGAAATCCCCCTCCTCTACAAGCAATACATTATGGGAATTTGGATAATGCATGATCCATTCCTCTTGCTTCAGctcttttttgcttcttttcctcttcttcttttacctAAAAATGACAGTTCCTGTAaaaacttctcttctctctacTGTACCCTGACTGGTCCACTTTGCTGTTTGCTCATTACCCTCACAGGAACTACAAGATATTAATTGGCCCATTCTTCCCATcagtgttcttcttcttcttcttcttactagGTTAAGGTAAATATCCTTAATGAAATGCTTGAGATTCTTATGGACAACTACTACAATGTAATGCTGTATTTACAAGTTGTACACTGTAGTTCTAACATTTCCCAGAAAGATAAACATAAAAACAACCTTTCAAGAAGAAGTTTCAAATCTGATTGGAATAAGTCCTGACTAAATCTTGGGAAACTCACACTGGCTAACCAGCTATTCATGTCCTGTTTAGGAACACAAGTCATGAGTCTGTGAACTGGCCCTCTATATATTATGGCTCAAACATTGAGATTCTTATGGACTACTAATACAATGTAATGCTGTATTTACAAGCTGTACACTTTAGTTCTAGCATTTCCCAGAAAGATAAAcacaaaagcaaagaagaagattaacCAACTATTCATGTCCCGTTTAGGAACACAAGTCATgagtctctctctatctctctctctctcaaacattGACTTGTTTACCAAAACACTAGTAGTGGTATGTTGATGACCCAACATATCGGTGCTAGCCCTATTAATCAATAGATGGATTTGTTTTTAAAACCAATCAACATGTCTATATAATAGAGGCACCAACTTATGAGCAACCTTATTGTAGAGTAATAAAGAGTTGGCCAAGCAACAGAACACCTTCCCTTAGAGCAGATGCTCTGCCTTCAACTGCAAAGCACTTGCAAATGCTCAACCCAGAAGATAATATGGTTTATTTCCTAatctcacacacacacccaaatataGTCTAGTGAGCTGTAGCACAAGCAGTGACCACATTACCCTAattatatattatcattttttatattaCTGGTAAGTGATCGTTCTGTAGTAAGTCATAAAGACCAAATTATATGGTACGAAATTTCCCATCTAGAAGTAGAAACAGAACTACATTTGTTCCCCAATCTGGGTCTTTACCCTTGACACAGAATTGAAGACAGGTAATGGTGGTAGTACCAGAAAAAGAGGCAAGACTGCAAGACAACTCTATTTCCATCCATTGGACCCTGCACTAATTGCTAAGACAACCTATCCTAAACTCTTCTAGTAGccacccttttttttcctctaaatcaCATTCTAGTTGAACAATTCTTGGGTTTGGTGCTGGTGGTACAATTCAATGGACTAAACAATTtgtatttaattattttccaaaaagcATATTCATAACACTTCTAAATACCTGGCCCCTCTTGCTAAGATGCTCCCTGACTGCCTTCTCATCTGGTATGAGGCCCTTAGCTTTAATCTGCTCCATGAATTCCCTcccctcttccatcttctccGCCCTTGCAAACGCCTCAAATACAGCAGTGTAGGTTCCAGCATTGGGCAGCATTCCCTTATCCATCATCTCCACGAGGAACTTCTTGGCATCAACTAATTTTAAGTCCTGGGCAAGGCCCTTTATCAAAACGGTATAAGTATAGGCATTGGGCTTGACACCAGAGGCCAACATCCTCATATACACCTTGAGAGCTTCCTTGCTCTGCCCAGCATTGGCATAAGCCTCAACCACGGCAGTATGGGCTACCACGTCGGGCATGGCGCCTTTGTCCTTGATCTGAGCGAACAATTCCATGGCCTCGTGGGTGAGGCCGTCCTTGGACAAAGCGTCGAACATCTTGATGGCATTATTAATGAGCCCCTCGGACCTCATTTTATGGAATACCTCTTGAAGATCCTTGGGGTCTTTGGGTTCTTCAATGACGGGTTTCTTACTGAAAGGGTCGTATGGAGGGGGAAGCTTGCTCTTATCTATCGCCTGCTTCTGGGTCTTGCGCTTGGCGTCCACATCGTCGTCGTCATCGGAATCGGAGAAAGCGAAGGTTTTGGTGCTGTTGGTGTTGGCCTCGGAGCTGAATAGTCTCCACCCAGTAGTTGAATTAAGCATTAGTATTGAGCGATGGATTCTGGCTCTTATTTCAGTATTGAGTTTTAGACTTGCAGGGAGATGGTGGTGATGTTGATGACGAAGGGAAGTCAAACCAATCAACCTCGTCGTCGTTGTTGAAAACATTCGAGCCGGTGAGTGATAGGGAGAAAAACAAGCTGAGAATTTTCTGAGAAACGAACGAGAAATCGCGGCCGACGCAGCCATATCCTACGACAAACGATGGTTCCTTCGATCAAATGTTCAATTCCCTGTAAACTGCTCTGCGGCTCACCGCTAGTTAAATACTATGTATGATATCCGCCTTATATATTTACACATATACCCTTAGATACCTTTTCTAGCCATGTAATTTGATGTCTGATATAGAAAGCTGGATGGGACTGTAACTGTTGCACCCTATTTTTGCCACATGGTGTGCCAACTGGACAAATTCAAACAATGGAAAGGGTAGATCATGTCATGTGTTGGCCAATTGTCAAATTTGAAACCCTCTTCTAATCGGTTTACATTGcacattttctttgtttttttttccatttgtatagtgttgttaaaaaaaaatagtgcccgcttgataaccttacgggtgtttctgttctggttatgtgttGAGAAACAACAgaacagttttttcattttctgtgctgagaaaccgtttttgacccgcttggtaaacctgttctggagAACTGttatcctttctttttccttttttttttaactgagGACTTTGTATTCTGATTCATTTCTTGAATCAATACAATGCGAGCAATGGTAATTCTAAATCGCAAATCGAAGGAGTTCAAATCTGAATTAGGCCTAAATTTCATGTGAAACCATGATTCACTTTAACCATTTTCATAAAATTGATTTACAGAATTTAATAGAAAGAGATGAAATTCGATACCCAAAAGAGAGGAAAGCAACAAAACTCCCATACCTTGAAGGTCGAGTATGAGTGGAATCGGTAGGGAAGAGCAGCATTTGGGAGGATTCTTCAATAATACCCTacaattttgaaaaccctaaaatgtacAGTGATCCAACCAGGGTTTCCATACCTGTGAAGGCAAATTTCTAAGCTTCAGATGAAGACTCAGAGATTTCCTCTACCGGAAATAGGAAATGTCCACCAACAATCGACGTCGCCTGAAAGGTTCAAGCTCTCTTGAACACTATTGTTAGGGAGACCGACAAAtcaagaaaatgagagagagagagagagagagagaggggaggttATCTGCATCAGGAGAGTGACGCGAGAGGCGAGGTCGAAGATGAAGTCCAATGAACTCTTAGGCAAGGTCGAAGATGAAGTCCAATGTCGCAAGAGgcgaggttgaagatgaagtccAGTGACCTCTCACCGTAGGGGTCTCCTCCTTTGCTCCtgctcttccccttctcttccccttcgGTCATAAGGTGCTCTCTCAAAACGAACAAATGACAACATTTTATCGGGAACAACTTGTCAAGTTTGTGCTGagaaacgacagaacatgttggacatgttatGTCAAAAGCCTTCCAaagagcataaattttgatttatatatcCACCCAAGAACATATTCTACGGAATACTATTTATCaagcactttttaggtgtttttccgtttctcagaatagaaaaacaccagaaactgtttctggtaaggttatcaagcgggcataTAGTTTTCTTCCACCACAAATTGATTGTTCAGCCAgtatcctagggttcacaaacccctatagggttttagtatattcctCAAAATATCCTTTTGATATTGCTTGCATGCATATGAATTCCCCCGTGGtgaatggattctcattcacCATTCACCATTCACCATGGATGGAGAGAaactcaatccaaaaaaaaattctatttttagGTGAAAGTTGTTCAAAGATTTGTATCTTTTCACtatttttctttgctttcaACACTTTGCATGGCATATTGAACTTAAACTTAACACATGAATGGGAAAGACAAATATCTAAAAGAGTAAGAACCCGATGAACCCTATCTGTCCACCCGGCCAAAAAAGAGATTGAGTCTCATTGAGttcttatttttcaaataagAATTTGatcatattatttttttgttcaatatttgttaaaaggaagaaaaaaaatgacattacTCAACACTAAATTTGGGTTGGGAGCCATCTAACCTGCCTACAAGGTTGCAGATACAATCATGAAGAATTGCATGGGCTCACTcttaaaatttgagaaaatatcTTAAATATCAAATTGATAAAGGAAATATTTTTCTCTTGACAATACTAAATACGAGATAGGAAAAATGCATCACAATtcaattttcagaagatatatcttttctttttctgacaAAAAGGCACTTGATATCAGAGACGTTAAAgccttttatttcattttcaagaCCCCTTAACAAAGGGAGGAGAAAGATCCAATTGTATATAGTTATGAATGATCTCTAATATCTAAAAGTAAAACTATCCtcctaattataaaaaatgaacaaaataaataaataaatctctCGTGTAACTTCGTGGTTCTCCATATTGCTCATTAACTCTCATTGTtgtattaagaataaaaaaagtgTATCCAATGTATGAGGCTTCTGCCATTGCAGGGtttgggaagggtcataatatacgTAGCCTTACCCACGTTTTGTCGAGAGGTTGTTTTCAAAATCAACATTTGTATATGTCCTTCTTATTTACTATTAGATACTTAGAGTGTTGGCTCATCAAAGGGCAAAAACAATAATACTTCACTTAATGGGATAGACCACGGGTGACCACACATGTTCAACCATCAATGCCTCTCACAATCCACCCAAAAGTTTCAAACCTTCTTCTAATGTTCCGTCTTAGGTTCTTGATCATTCAATTATTAGTTCCCTTTCACTATAGACTGCTCCAAAACTAGTTGGATAGTTGCAACCATcaaacttttatattttttgaggtagtcatttcataggaggaaggaaagagatagacataggAAGGTCCTCACGTACGCGACATAGACTGGTAGCATTTTTtcccccttagttatttaagtttaatggatttataaaattttttttaattcttccaTTAAAAGAAGTGCCTCTAATAAGTATATCACACCTTCTCTTGGTGATTGTATGGAGAAACTTCTTCTTCTCGTGTAAACTGGAACATGTCCAAGGCTTAGGGTGCGTTTGGTAACTGTCCGAACACCGTTCTTTGCCGTTCTGCcgttctttaagaacaaaaaaacatgaaaatctgTTTGGGTTGCCGGttcatttttatgttcttttagaacgaaccggagaGAATCTTtgccaaaagaacgttctttataGACCGTCTCAGacacggtctgtaaagaacgagAACGACTAGGCAAAAGCAAAAATCGACCAAAACCCGTGAAAATCCATGAAGGTCTTGGTTTGGGGATACAACCTTGCGATCAAACGttgggaagagaaggggaagagaaggagcagagGAGGAGACCTCTACCTGCAACTCCG
This window encodes:
- the LOC122653002 gene encoding pentatricopeptide repeat-containing protein At4g38150-like, which codes for MAASAAISRSFLRKFSACFSPYHSPARMFSTTTTRLIGLTSLRHQHHHHLPASLKLNTEIRARIHRSILMLNSTTGWRLFSSEANTNSTKTFAFSDSDDDDDVDAKRKTQKQAIDKSKLPPPYDPFSKKPVIEEPKDPKDLQEVFHKMRSEGLINNAIKMFDALSKDGLTHEAMELFAQIKDKGAMPDVVAHTAVVEAYANAGQSKEALKVYMRMLASGVKPNAYTYTVLIKGLAQDLKLVDAKKFLVEMMDKGMLPNAGTYTAVFEAFARAEKMEEGREFMEQIKAKGLIPDEKAVREHLSKRGQVFRSVMNMLFGK